The Kaistella daneshvariae genomic sequence CTTTCATTCTATTCAAAACGGAATCTATCCAACAGAAAAGGAAATTATCCGTGAAATGTCGGAATTTGAAAAAGTGCTGAAAAAATATAACGTTCAGGTTTTCCGCCCCGAAGTCATTCAGGATTACAACCAGGTTTTTGCGCGAGACGTCGCTTTTGTCATCGATGATAAAATGATCATTTCCAACGTGATTGCAGACCGCGCAGATGAGCAGGACGCTTACCGAAAAATTTTCGAAAAAGTAAAGTGGCGCGACATTATAAATTTACCCGACACCGCGCACGTAGAAGGCGGCGACGTAATCGTCTGGAACGATTTCATCTTTGTAGGAACGTGTTTTTCACAGCATTACCGAAACTTTAAAACTGCACGCACCAACGAATACGCCATCGAAATTTTAAAGGAATATTTCCCGAAAAAAAGATTTTTAGATTTTGAACTGAAGAAAAACGATCGCGAACCATACCAGGGAATATTGCATCTCGACTGTACTTTTAATCCGGTGGGCAAAGATAAATGCATTATATACAAAGATGGTTTTGTGGATGAGAGCGACTATGCGCTGATTGTGGACATTTTCGGTGAAGAAAACTGCTTCCACGTCACCGATGAAGAAATGTTCCAAATGTATCCTAACATTTTCTCCATTTCACCGGAAGTTGTGGTTTCAGATAAAGCATTTACCCGAATGAATAAGCATTTGCGCGATGAATGGGGAATGACAGTAGAAGAAATTCCGTACCGTGAAATTTCGAAAATGGGCGGACTATTACGTTGTTCAACTTTGCCGCTGGTTCGTGAATAAATTTACGAACTAAGCTGCTTTAATCTGCTGATTTCTTCCGCTGAAACAAATGAATCGTATTTTAATATTGCGGAGGAGTGAAAACTTGTTCCACCGGTGAATTTCCGAATTTCCGCTAAATTTTCAGAACGCACACCGCCAGCGATTAAAATTTCGATTTTATGCTGATATTTCTCGATAAGATTTTTCAGATTTTTTTGCCCTTCCAAGGCGGTTTTTTTTCCACCTGATGTCAGCACCGTTCGGAAACCGAGTTTTATTAAAGTTTCAATTGATCTTTCCAAATCTGAAGTCCGGTCAAAAGCGCGGTGAAAAGTGCACGGTGTTTCACCTGCAAGTTCCAATAATTCGCTGTTTTTACGCTCGTCGATTTCATTGTGTGCATCCAGAATTCCGAAAACAAAACCATCTGCGCCAGCTTCCTTAAACGAAATAATGCTGTTTTTCATCTGCAAAAATTCGTGTTCGGTGTAATAAAAATCGCCGCCTCGTGGACGAATCATCACATAAATTGGGGTCGAATAAGTTCTTTTCAAATGCAGAAATTCGTAAAAATCGGGCGTGGTGCCTCCGCGCGAAATATCAGCACAGAATTCTATTCTGTCCGCCATGGATTGCAGCGCGATCTCCGCAGAAGTAATTTCAAAACAGGCAATTTCCAACATTTTTTCGGTGTTTAAACGGGAGATTTTCTGAATTTATATTTCTAAAAAATTCCGTGCTTGTTTAGGTATTTTTTTGAATTTGTTCTCCAAAAATTCCGTGCTTTTTGGGGTAATTTTTTGAATTTAACTAATTTAAGCAAAATAATGCAGAAACGGGTGGAGCACACTCGTTTTGAAATGTTAAATTTGCTCAAAATTAAAAAATTTATGCAGACAACCGATACGGTTTTGATGATCGAACCAGTTGCTTTTGGCTTTAATTCTGAAACCGCTGAAAATAATTTTTTCCAGGTAAATTCCGAAAATGATTCCACGCAGCAAAAAGCTTTGGAAGAATTCAACGCTTTTGCTGAGAAACTCCGCGAAAAAGGCGTGAATGTTATTGTAGTTAAAGATACTTTGGAGCCACATTCACCAGACTCCATTTTCCCGAATAATTGGGTTAGTTTTCATCAGGACGGCCGTGTGGCGCTGTACCCGATGTTTGCGCCGAACCGCCGTGTGGAGCGCCGCCAGGATGTTTTGGAAGCGGTGAAAGATGAAAATTTCATCATTACTGAAATTGACGACCGCTCTACTGCTGAAAATGAAAATAAGTTTTTGGAAGGAACCGGAAGCATGATTTTCGATCACGATTACCGTATTGCGTATGGCTCAGTTTCGCTGCGTTTGGACGAAGAACTTTTCAGGGAATTTTGCAAAAAATATAACTATAAGCCGGTAATTTTTCACTCTTTCCAAAATGTTGGAAATGAGCGTTTCCCGATTTATCACACCAATGTAATGATGTGCGTGGCGGAACAATTTGTGGTGATTTGCCTGGATTGCATTGACAATGAGATGGAGCGCGAAAAAGTGCAGGAAATCATTAAAACAACTAATAAAGAATTGATTGAAATTTCTGAAGATCAAATGCAACAATTTGCCGGAAATATGCTTCAGGTGAAAAATACCGACGGAAAACAGTTTTTGGTGATGAGCGAAACCGCTTATAAATCATTAACTCCTGAACAAATCGCGAAAATAGAGTCATACTGCGAAATCATTTATTCGGACTTGAGTACCATCGAAATTAACGGCGGCGGAAGCGCGCGCTGCATGTTGGCCGAAGTTTTTTTGCCGAAGAATTGACCTTTTTTTCTGAAATAACAAAAAACCCTTAGAAATTCTAAGGGTTTTTTTGCGAAAAAATTTAGTCTAATAAGCGAAAATATTTAATTGGTTCTTGATTTAATGTCTTTGTCGGCGCTTTCGATGTTTCTCACTTTTTTCACCTTTTGGTTTCCAAAGTTGTACACAATGCTGACTTCCACGCCTTGATTATATTGATTTTGATCGATGAAATTGTAATTTCCGTTGCTCTGTACATCTTCGATGACGACTTTATTGGTTCCTAAAACATCGGTTACACCAAGCGAAAAAGTCCAGTCATTCCAGAGTTTTTTGAGGTTTAAATCTAAGCTCATCAAACTGTTCAGTTGCCCCAGTTCGATTTGCTGTTTATCGACGTAGAAATAATTTACGCCTAAAAACCAGGTTTTTTTCTCATCCAAACGAATCGTATTATTGGTCTGCAGCAGGAAACTGTTTGAGGCAATATGATTTTCATACATCGGAAAAACATCGCCGGTCAGCGGATCCGTATCCAAACTTCCAT encodes the following:
- a CDS encoding dimethylarginine dimethylaminohydrolase family protein, which encodes MKLNIKNETSTLKSVVLGQPCSLGAVPTIEESYDAKSFHSIQNGIYPTEKEIIREMSEFEKVLKKYNVQVFRPEVIQDYNQVFARDVAFVIDDKMIISNVIADRADEQDAYRKIFEKVKWRDIINLPDTAHVEGGDVIVWNDFIFVGTCFSQHYRNFKTARTNEYAIEILKEYFPKKRFLDFELKKNDREPYQGILHLDCTFNPVGKDKCIIYKDGFVDESDYALIVDIFGEENCFHVTDEEMFQMYPNIFSISPEVVVSDKAFTRMNKHLRDEWGMTVEEIPYREISKMGGLLRCSTLPLVRE
- a CDS encoding copper homeostasis protein CutC — protein: MLEIACFEITSAEIALQSMADRIEFCADISRGGTTPDFYEFLHLKRTYSTPIYVMIRPRGGDFYYTEHEFLQMKNSIISFKEAGADGFVFGILDAHNEIDERKNSELLELAGETPCTFHRAFDRTSDLERSIETLIKLGFRTVLTSGGKKTALEGQKNLKNLIEKYQHKIEILIAGGVRSENLAEIRKFTGGTSFHSSAILKYDSFVSAEEISRLKQLSS
- the ctlX gene encoding citrulline utilization hydrolase CtlX, producing the protein MQTTDTVLMIEPVAFGFNSETAENNFFQVNSENDSTQQKALEEFNAFAEKLREKGVNVIVVKDTLEPHSPDSIFPNNWVSFHQDGRVALYPMFAPNRRVERRQDVLEAVKDENFIITEIDDRSTAENENKFLEGTGSMIFDHDYRIAYGSVSLRLDEELFREFCKKYNYKPVIFHSFQNVGNERFPIYHTNVMMCVAEQFVVICLDCIDNEMEREKVQEIIKTTNKELIEISEDQMQQFAGNMLQVKNTDGKQFLVMSETAYKSLTPEQIAKIESYCEIIYSDLSTIEINGGGSARCMLAEVFLPKN